Part of the Kordiimonas pumila genome is shown below.
CTGGACGTACAATAGTCACAAACATTTCGGAGGCTCCTTAGCTTTTACATGCGCCTTAATTTACCATAGCAATCTTGGTGATAGCAGGAAAGAAAAGGGCAGCCACTTTATGCTGCCCTTAGTGTTTTATCCTTCAAGCAGGCTAGAATTGATACCGCGCCTGGAACATAATCTGGCGTGGTGGTTCCTGCCCCTGAAAGAGACTACCAAAAGAGGTTGGTTGATACCCAGAGAAATTAATCACGGTTTTATCAAACAGGTTTTTACCAATGATATCAAAGCCCCAGCCACTGTCCGCAATATCAAGCGACAGGCGCGCATCCATACGGCCATAGCTATCCTGAATGGATTGTTCATCATCTGTAGAGTAGGTAAAATAACTGCTAGAGAAAATACCAATCACCTCGGCTGTCATCGTATAATCTTCTGACACATCATACGTATAGGTTGCAGCAACATTACCGCTCCACTTCGGTGAATAGAGCGTGGGACGACCACTTAAATCCTGTACAGTTTCACCCTCATATTGCTGCGCATAGGTTGGTGCAGCATTAGGATAGCTACGGTATGTTGAATCCAGATAGGTGGCATTAGCTGCAACCTTGAAGCTAGATGACACAAGCCATTGCATCTCCAGTTCCACACCTTTTGAACGCGAAGCAGCTGCGTTGCGAACGATATTAATGAGGCCACCGTTGCTATTAGTACCCTGAATAGAAACCTGCAGATCAGAAAAGTCGTTCCAGAACAAAGCAAGATTCATGCTGACAGTGTTATCCAGAAACTCACCCTTGATACCCAGTTCGTAAGCATCAACAAATTCTGGGTTAAACGGATAGTTAACCGGGTCTGCAGATGTATCAGCAACACTGAAGCCGCCAGACTTGAAGCCGCGCGAATAGGAAATGTATGTCATCACACCATCGTTCAACTGATATTGCAGTTTGGCGGATGGCAACAGGGCATCGTCCTTGCGGTCAAGATTAATAACGCCAACATTACCAAGCCCAAGCGAACCTGCTATAGCTTCAACATCAGCAGGGAACCGTTCAACGCCGCCGTAATTCTCAGTTGCGGTGCCGTAAATTAGTGCCCAGTCAAAATCTTTCTTCACGATACTGCCGCGAATACCGCCAATAAGTTTCAACCTGTCAGTCACATTCCAAGTGAAAGACCCAAAGGCTGAGTAAATATCTTCGGTTTGGTATGCGTTTACACGCTGGCCAAGTGGCAGATAAGGGGCTAAGGGCGCAATGCCGGAGAACGGGCCTGTCAAGAAGAAATAGCTCAGTGATTGCTCAATATCGAGCGTATAGTGCTGGTAGTAAACACCGGCCATATATTCAAACGTTTCACCGACAGGCGATGCAATCCTGAATTCCTGACTGAACTGTTTGTATTCCTCTGGCGCTTGAACATTTAACAAGTGCTGTGTTGTGCCATCATCATCCAGATCAAGGTTATATTTATAACCGCCGTAACCTGTTGTAGATGTAAGAGTATGATCCCCCATCTGGTAGTTAATGGTCAGAACACCTTCATATGTTTTGAGGCGGATTTCGTTACCTTCGTTTGCGACATACTCTTTTGTGTCCAGACCAATTGGCACACCTTCAGAAAGGTTCAAGGCACAAAAGCCTGCTGCTGTATAAGGCTCTGGCGGCGGGCAATCTTCTTGGCGCAGGATCAAGCCGCCTTTATTTACGCTTTTACCAAATTCGCCTTTTAGAATGATCTCAAGATCTTCCGATGGTTCATAAAGCGCCGTAGCACGGAAAGCATAGTTATCTTCATTAGGTGAGCGGTCATCTGTATTAACGTTTTTCAAATAGCCCTTTTGGCCATTAAGTGTGCCTGCAAAACGCAGTGCTAGTTCATCTGTAACCGGTGTGTTCACCGCGCCCTCTAAGGCATAGTTGCCGCCGTTTGAGCCACCAGGACCAATAAGGCCGCGGGCCCAGCCTTCCGTTTCGTGGCTTGGTTTTTTAGTAACAATATTAAAAGCACCCGCGATAGCGCTGTTACCAAAAAAGGTACTTTGTGGGCCTTTCAAAATCTCTACATGGTCAAGATCAAGGAACGTTGCCGCCGAATTACGTGAGCGGCCATGGTAGATATTATCAACAAATGTACCGACAGATTGATCAAATGACTGGCTTTCACCAGACCCCGTACCGCGCATATAATAGGTACTGGAGCGACCACTACCAGCAACATGGATAGACGGGTACAATTCAGCGAGCGTTACAACAGATGTCAGGTTTTGCTGGGCAATAGCAGCAGCTCCCACAACCTGCACTGATATTGGCACATCTTGCAGGCTTTCATTCCGTTTCTGCGCCGTCACCACAATCTCTTCAAACGAAAAATCGCTCGTGTCTGCAGCCGTACTTGCCGGTGCAATAGCGGCTGAAGCAGTTAAGAGCGCCACATAACCACAACCACTGCGTAAGCTTTTTTGAATCTTTTTATTTGTTATTTTCATTCCAACCTCCCAATTAGCTTCTCATGTTTTGAAGCTGCTTTCTACTGAAACCAAATCTCTTTCAACCCCGCAAAATTAGGCACTAGGGTCATCCACAATCCCAATCATATGATGATCAAATATCTGCCAAACTTCGCCGTTATGCCGCCAGCCATTCAGGTACGCGACAGATTTACCGTGCGTTAATTCGGCGAGATCACTTCCTGAGGGCATGCCTTCAGCAATGGCTGAATTGTCACTAAATTCTTCTTCGTTGTATTTAACGATACCAATAGTAACGACCGTATTAGCGCTCACTTGCTGCGCCGTTACTTTCTGCCACTCGGTGTCCATTTTTTCGATGGCTTTATCGAGCTCAATCATTTTTGCTTTATCAACAAAAAGCGTTGGCCATGGTTGGGCTGTTCCTGAAAAGTCATCGGCAAAATGACGCTCAAACCAATCATATTGCTTGTTTGCAATCGCAGCGCCCCACTGGTCATACAAAACCTTAAACTGCTGAGACAAAGCATCCATAGTCATATTCACTCTCCCTTACGCTGCATGACAAACCACCACACAGCATTACTCCAAGACCATACTAGTAGAATCATGACGATAATTTATTAATTTACTTATAAAATGTCAATAAATTATCATCGTAATGTATTCATAATGAATATATCGGAGAGTAAAACACGAACTACGTGTGAAAAATAATAATATAAAACAAATAGATAATTATATTCAGGCGTCAAAAAGCAAACATGCCTGCAAAGGCAAAAGCCATATGCAAGCATGCAAGGTCGGTTTAAAATAATGTAATTCTGGCTACACCCGCCTCTAGCAGCGGGTGTAATACAGCTTCTTAATGTGCAGGTTTTATATTTTCAAAAATAGCATTCTGCACCGCGTAGGAACGCCAATCATCAAAATCAAAGTGCCACCATTCATACTCGTAAACGGTAAAGTCTTCAGCTTCCATTGCCGTTTTCAACACGTTACGGTGCCAACGTTGCAGCGATGTCCCCCCCGGATAGTAGGGGAATGAACGCTCAGACATTTCATCATACAGACCAACCATTTTAATAGGCTCCCCTGTTTTCAGATCATAAAGTGTCAGATCAACTGCGGAGCCCCTATTGTGGCGTGACCCCTGCGATGGGTCTGCTACAAAGTCTTTGCCAGACATAGGTGTCGCATCCCAGAAAATTTTGGTGACGTACCAAGGCCTATAAGCATCATGAATAAGCAGGCCGTATCCTTGTTTTTTCAGCCTTTTTGCCGCCCGGCCAAGTGCCTCTGCGGCAGGGCGCTGCATAAAGGCCCGAGCAGACGAATAAACTGGTGTACCAAGGAAGTTATCATTCGATGCATAGCGGATATCAAGTTTAATATTGTCGCTGTAAGCTGTCACATCCACTAGGTCAGACTGCTTAAAGGTGCCGTCTTCATGAGGCGGGCTGGCAGCAAGTGCTTCTTTCCTCAATTCTGCAATAGGCTTCACCGGGTCAATCTTGAAGACATGGCCATCAATACCGCCAACCTCTCTTCTTTCAAAAGAAATACCATTAAGGCTAGCCGTATAGACTTTATCCTCACTGTTCTTTTTAAAGGTTATTTCTTCATTTGGGTACAGGCCATGTGGAGGAAACTTAAAAGTGCCATTCCCCAAATCGGTAAGCGGATAATCAGTCGCCCATTCAATAAGGGCATGCAGCTTGCCGTCTCTTTCGCTGATATACAAAACATTATGGTCCCAGCCATACTCCCCAAGATACTGTACCCATTCCGGCTTAACAGGAGCGGGCTTAACATCTTCTGCAGCAGCATAGTCTTTGCCAAAGACAGTAACGCTAGCATCCGTAAAGCGAATATCTTCACTGTAAGCGACCATATCATCAATAACGATAGCATGGTTGTCTGTTGCTCGAAGCCTCAGTGACAGGTCATTAACGCGCTCTATATAAAGGTCTTTAAACAGGCGGTATATTCTAATGCTTTCATCCTGGTTTTTATAAAGCCCTGCCACTTTGGCAACCATGTCATCAGAAACAGGCTTTGTATATGTATAAACAGGTAACGGCTTGCCTTCTTTTTGGGCCATAAGCGCCCTGAGGGCATAATCCGCAATCCTGTTAACAATGCCGTTTGCCATATCCATATTGGTTGAAATGGCTACACCGATCTTTTTGTTCGGCAACACTTTCATTTGCGTCGCAAAACCATAAATAGCACCGCCGTGCGAGACAGACTTTTCTCCGTCCAGTTCACTCAGCATAAAACCGATACCAAACGAACGATCACGGGCGCTTTTCACATCTCCTTGCGGGGACCACATTTGATCAAGCGTATCTTCTTCAATAAAACGGCCATTTACGCCCTGCCCCTTATCTATAAGCGCTTTCATGAACAGGGCCAGATCACCCATTGTCGCATACATGCAGCCAGCAGGTGCGATACCCAGCTCAAATGTTGGAGCAATAGAACGAGTACCCTGATAATTTATCATATAAGCTTCAGGGAGACTTTTCCGAACATGAGCAGACGGCACAAAGGCACTGTCTTTCATACCAAGAGGTTGTAGAAGATTAGTCTCCAGAACCTCTGCAAATGGCTTGCCTGCAACCTTTTCCAGAACTCGGCCCACAACAGCAATGCCTGCATTTGAATATTGCACCTTTGTCTTTGGTGCATATACCAGTGTTGTACCGTTCAGGCTTTGAACAGTTTCAGCTAAGGACGGCGCTTCAGGGTCAAAATAACTACCAACAGGCGTTTCCCGCACCAGACCTGATGAATGGCTCATCAGCATACGCAGCGTAATAGGGGTGCCGTAAGGGTTATGGGGTTTAAAGTCTGGCAAATATGTTGTTACAGGAACATCAAGGTCCAGCAGGCCTTTCTCAACATAATGCATAACGGCAATGTCAGTGAATAGTTTTGAAACTGATCCAATGCGGTACGTAGTATCATTATCAGCCTGTAGGCTTGGGTTCTTTGCATCAGCACCTACACCGCCCGACCAAACAATGCCGTTTTCGTCAACAAGCACAATAGACAGCATTGGCAAGCCTTTATCTGCTGCTTCATGCTCAATAATATCCTGTACCTTTTTAAAAGGTGCACCCGCATCTTCTGCAACAAGAGGTATCACTGCCAGCAAGCAGGCAGTGATACATGCGGTGATAACCATATAAAAGCGTTTCATACTCTTACCTTACTGCGCTGCGCTAGCGGTTACATCTTGGTTACCGGTCAAGACAGGTAGCTCCAGATGAGAC
Proteins encoded:
- a CDS encoding TonB-dependent receptor, whose amino-acid sequence is MKITNKKIQKSLRSGCGYVALLTASAAIAPASTAADTSDFSFEEIVVTAQKRNESLQDVPISVQVVGAAAIAQQNLTSVVTLAELYPSIHVAGSGRSSTYYMRGTGSGESQSFDQSVGTFVDNIYHGRSRNSAATFLDLDHVEILKGPQSTFFGNSAIAGAFNIVTKKPSHETEGWARGLIGPGGSNGGNYALEGAVNTPVTDELALRFAGTLNGQKGYLKNVNTDDRSPNEDNYAFRATALYEPSEDLEIILKGEFGKSVNKGGLILRQEDCPPPEPYTAAGFCALNLSEGVPIGLDTKEYVANEGNEIRLKTYEGVLTINYQMGDHTLTSTTGYGGYKYNLDLDDDGTTQHLLNVQAPEEYKQFSQEFRIASPVGETFEYMAGVYYQHYTLDIEQSLSYFFLTGPFSGIAPLAPYLPLGQRVNAYQTEDIYSAFGSFTWNVTDRLKLIGGIRGSIVKKDFDWALIYGTATENYGGVERFPADVEAIAGSLGLGNVGVINLDRKDDALLPSAKLQYQLNDGVMTYISYSRGFKSGGFSVADTSADPVNYPFNPEFVDAYELGIKGEFLDNTVSMNLALFWNDFSDLQVSIQGTNSNGGLINIVRNAAASRSKGVELEMQWLVSSSFKVAANATYLDSTYRSYPNAAPTYAQQYEGETVQDLSGRPTLYSPKWSGNVAATYTYDVSEDYTMTAEVIGIFSSSYFTYSTDDEQSIQDSYGRMDARLSLDIADSGWGFDIIGKNLFDKTVINFSGYQPTSFGSLFQGQEPPRQIMFQARYQF
- a CDS encoding serine hydrolase — its product is MKRFYMVITACITACLLAVIPLVAEDAGAPFKKVQDIIEHEAADKGLPMLSIVLVDENGIVWSGGVGADAKNPSLQADNDTTYRIGSVSKLFTDIAVMHYVEKGLLDLDVPVTTYLPDFKPHNPYGTPITLRMLMSHSSGLVRETPVGSYFDPEAPSLAETVQSLNGTTLVYAPKTKVQYSNAGIAVVGRVLEKVAGKPFAEVLETNLLQPLGMKDSAFVPSAHVRKSLPEAYMINYQGTRSIAPTFELGIAPAGCMYATMGDLALFMKALIDKGQGVNGRFIEEDTLDQMWSPQGDVKSARDRSFGIGFMLSELDGEKSVSHGGAIYGFATQMKVLPNKKIGVAISTNMDMANGIVNRIADYALRALMAQKEGKPLPVYTYTKPVSDDMVAKVAGLYKNQDESIRIYRLFKDLYIERVNDLSLRLRATDNHAIVIDDMVAYSEDIRFTDASVTVFGKDYAAAEDVKPAPVKPEWVQYLGEYGWDHNVLYISERDGKLHALIEWATDYPLTDLGNGTFKFPPHGLYPNEEITFKKNSEDKVYTASLNGISFERREVGGIDGHVFKIDPVKPIAELRKEALAASPPHEDGTFKQSDLVDVTAYSDNIKLDIRYASNDNFLGTPVYSSARAFMQRPAAEALGRAAKRLKKQGYGLLIHDAYRPWYVTKIFWDATPMSGKDFVADPSQGSRHNRGSAVDLTLYDLKTGEPIKMVGLYDEMSERSFPYYPGGTSLQRWHRNVLKTAMEAEDFTVYEYEWWHFDFDDWRSYAVQNAIFENIKPAH